From Pseudomonas sp. LS1212, the proteins below share one genomic window:
- the pyk gene encoding pyruvate kinase: MTPDKKVKILATLGPATQGIDDIRQLVEAGVNIFRLNFSHGEHSDHAMRYQWIREVESQLNYPLGILMDLQGPKLRVGRFADGKVQLQRGQVLRLDLDSTPGNETRVNLPHPEIIAALEPGMDLLLDDGKLRLRVTAKHDDAIDTEVLNGGELSDRKGVNVPQAVLALSPLTAKDRRDLNFGLELGVDWVALSFVQRPEDIREARELIGERAFLMAKIEKPSAVTHLREIAELSDAIMVARGDLGVEVPAESVPQIQKGIIATCRQLGKPVVVATQMLESMRFSPAPTRAEVTDVANAVAEGADAVMLSAETASGDYPLEAVQMMSKIIRQVESGPDYQAQLDVNRPKAEATVSDAISCAIRRISSILPVAVLVNYSESGSSSLRAARERPSVPILNLTPNLQTARRLTVAWGVHSVVNDRLRQVDEVCSTALEIAQAQGMAGRGDTLLITAGVPFGQPGSTNSLRIETLI, from the coding sequence ATGACGCCTGATAAAAAAGTAAAAATCCTCGCGACGCTCGGTCCTGCCACCCAGGGCATCGACGACATTCGTCAGCTGGTTGAAGCCGGGGTGAACATCTTTCGCCTGAACTTCAGCCACGGCGAGCACAGCGACCATGCCATGCGTTACCAGTGGATCCGCGAAGTCGAAAGCCAGCTGAACTACCCGCTGGGCATCCTCATGGACCTGCAAGGGCCGAAGCTGCGCGTGGGCCGTTTCGCGGACGGCAAGGTCCAGCTGCAACGCGGCCAGGTATTGCGTCTGGACCTGGACAGCACCCCTGGCAACGAAACTCGTGTCAACCTGCCACACCCGGAAATCATCGCCGCACTGGAGCCAGGCATGGACCTGCTGCTCGACGACGGCAAGCTGCGCCTGCGCGTGACCGCCAAGCATGACGATGCCATCGACACCGAAGTGCTCAACGGCGGCGAGTTGTCCGATCGCAAGGGCGTCAACGTGCCCCAGGCTGTGCTGGCCCTGAGCCCGCTGACCGCCAAGGACCGCCGTGACCTGAACTTCGGCCTGGAGCTGGGCGTGGACTGGGTGGCCCTGTCGTTCGTGCAGCGCCCGGAAGACATCCGCGAAGCCCGTGAGCTGATCGGCGAACGCGCCTTTCTCATGGCCAAGATCGAAAAGCCCTCGGCCGTCACTCACCTGCGGGAAATCGCCGAACTGAGCGATGCGATCATGGTTGCCCGTGGCGACCTGGGCGTCGAAGTCCCGGCCGAAAGCGTGCCGCAAATCCAGAAAGGCATCATCGCCACCTGCCGTCAGCTGGGTAAACCGGTGGTGGTGGCCACGCAGATGCTCGAGTCGATGCGCTTCTCCCCGGCACCGACCCGCGCCGAAGTCACCGACGTCGCCAATGCCGTGGCCGAAGGTGCGGACGCGGTGATGCTCTCGGCCGAAACCGCCTCGGGCGACTACCCGCTCGAAGCCGTGCAGATGATGAGCAAGATCATTCGCCAGGTCGAAAGCGGCCCCGATTACCAGGCGCAGCTGGATGTCAACCGGCCCAAGGCCGAAGCCACGGTATCGGATGCGATCAGCTGCGCGATCCGCCGTATCAGCAGCATCTTGCCGGTGGCCGTACTGGTCAACTACAGCGAGTCGGGCAGCTCCAGCCTGCGCGCTGCCCGTGAGCGCCCGAGCGTGCCGATCCTCAACCTGACACCGAACCTGCAAACCGCTCGTCGCCTCACCGTGGCCTGGGGCGTGCACTCGGTGGTCAACGATCGCCTGCGCCAGGTCGATGAAGTCTGCTCCACGGCGCTGGAGATCGCCCAGGCCCAGGGCATGGCTGGCCGTGGCGACACGCTGTTGATCACCGCGGGTGTGCCTTTTGGGCAGCCAGGTTCGACTAATTCATTGCGGATTGAGACCCTGATCTAA
- a CDS encoding glycerate kinase → MSVDPQKILRELFATAIEAAHPRQVLEAHLPKDRSGRVIVIGAGKAAAAMAEVVERCWEGEVSGLVVTRYGHGANCSKIEVVEAAHPVPDAAGLAVAKRVLEMVSDLSEDDRVIFLLSGGGSALLALPADGLSLADKQTINKALLKSGATIGEMNCVRKHLSAIKGGRLAKACWPATVYTYAISDVPGDLATVIASGPTVADPSTSAEALAILKRYGIEAPVAVRNWLQNPDSETIKADDPCLARSHFQLIARPQQSLEAAAVLARQAGFSPLILGDLEGESREVAKVHAGIARQIVLHGQPLAAPCVILSGGETTVTVRGNGRGGRNAEFLLSLTENLKGLPGVYALAGDTDGIDGSEDNAGALMTPDSYARAEALGLSASDELDNNNGYGYFAALDALIVTEPTRTNVNDFRAILILESPHHDA, encoded by the coding sequence ATGTCGGTCGATCCGCAAAAAATCCTCCGCGAGCTGTTCGCCACGGCCATCGAAGCCGCGCACCCACGCCAGGTCCTCGAAGCCCACTTGCCCAAGGACCGCAGCGGCCGGGTCATCGTCATCGGTGCCGGCAAGGCGGCCGCGGCCATGGCCGAAGTGGTCGAACGCTGCTGGGAAGGCGAAGTGTCCGGCCTGGTCGTGACCCGCTACGGCCACGGCGCCAATTGCTCGAAAATCGAAGTGGTCGAAGCCGCGCATCCGGTGCCTGACGCCGCCGGCCTGGCCGTGGCCAAACGCGTGCTGGAAATGGTCAGCGACCTGAGCGAAGACGACCGCGTCATCTTCCTGTTGTCCGGCGGCGGCTCTGCCCTGCTCGCCCTGCCCGCCGACGGCCTGAGCCTCGCGGACAAGCAGACCATCAACAAGGCCCTGCTCAAATCCGGCGCCACCATCGGCGAGATGAACTGCGTGCGCAAGCACCTCTCGGCGATCAAGGGCGGCCGCCTGGCCAAGGCTTGCTGGCCGGCCACTGTCTACACCTATGCGATTTCCGATGTACCGGGCGACCTGGCCACGGTCATCGCCTCCGGCCCCACCGTGGCCGACCCGAGCACCTCGGCCGAAGCCTTGGCGATCCTCAAGCGCTATGGCATCGAAGCCCCGGTGGCCGTACGCAACTGGCTGCAAAATCCTGACTCCGAAACCATCAAGGCCGACGACCCGTGCCTGGCCCGCAGCCACTTCCAATTGATCGCCCGCCCCCAGCAATCGCTCGAGGCGGCCGCCGTACTGGCCCGTCAGGCCGGCTTCAGCCCGCTGATCCTCGGCGACCTGGAAGGCGAGTCGCGGGAAGTGGCCAAGGTGCATGCCGGCATCGCCCGGCAGATCGTCCTGCACGGCCAGCCGCTGGCCGCGCCCTGCGTGATCCTCTCCGGTGGCGAAACCACCGTGACCGTGCGCGGCAATGGCCGTGGCGGGCGCAACGCCGAGTTCCTGCTGAGCCTGACCGAAAACCTCAAGGGCTTGCCCGGCGTTTACGCGCTGGCCGGTGACACCGACGGCATCGACGGCTCGGAAGACAACGCCGGTGCCCTGATGACGCCCGACAGTTATGCCCGCGCCGAGGCCCTGGGCCTGAGCGCCAGCGACGAACTGGACAACAACAACGGCTACGGCTACTTCGCCGCCCTCGACGCCTTGATCGTGACAGAGCCGACCCGGACCAACGTCAACGATTTCCGCGCCATCCTGATCCTCGAGAGCCCCCACCATGACGCCTGA
- a CDS encoding 2-hydroxy-3-oxopropionate reductase, with protein MAKIGFIGTGIMGHPMALNLQKAGHSLFLSAHHDPAPADLIAAGAVALANPKEVAQEAEFIIIMVPDTPQVEDVLFRENGIADGLSPNKIVIDMSSISPSATKGFAAKVNAKGAQYLDAPVSGGEVGAKAATLSIMVGGDADAFERALPLFQSMGKNITLVGGNGDGQTAKVANQIIVALNIQAVAEALLFAAKNGADPAKVREALMGGFASSKILEVHGERMIKGTFDPGFRISLHQKDLNLALQGARELSINLPNTANAQQVFSTCAAIGGSNWDHSALIKGLEHMANFSIRDK; from the coding sequence ATGGCTAAAATCGGCTTTATCGGCACCGGCATCATGGGCCACCCCATGGCACTCAATCTGCAGAAGGCAGGCCACAGCCTGTTCCTGTCCGCCCACCACGATCCAGCACCGGCTGACCTGATCGCCGCAGGCGCCGTGGCCCTGGCCAACCCGAAGGAAGTGGCCCAGGAAGCCGAATTCATCATCATCATGGTGCCCGATACCCCGCAGGTCGAAGACGTACTGTTCCGCGAAAACGGCATCGCCGACGGCCTGAGCCCGAACAAGATCGTCATCGACATGAGCTCGATCTCGCCATCCGCGACCAAAGGCTTCGCCGCCAAGGTCAACGCCAAGGGCGCGCAGTACCTCGACGCACCGGTTTCCGGTGGCGAAGTCGGCGCCAAGGCCGCGACCCTGAGCATCATGGTCGGTGGCGACGCCGATGCCTTCGAGCGCGCACTGCCGCTGTTCCAGAGCATGGGCAAGAACATCACCCTGGTCGGCGGCAACGGCGATGGCCAGACCGCCAAGGTGGCCAACCAGATCATCGTCGCCCTGAACATCCAGGCCGTCGCCGAGGCCCTGCTGTTCGCCGCCAAGAACGGCGCCGACCCGGCCAAGGTGCGTGAAGCGCTGATGGGTGGCTTCGCTTCGTCGAAGATCCTCGAAGTGCACGGCGAGCGCATGATCAAGGGCACCTTCGATCCGGGCTTCCGCATCAGCCTGCACCAGAAGGACCTGAACCTGGCCCTGCAGGGTGCGCGCGAGCTGTCGATCAACCTGCCCAACACCGCCAACGCGCAACAGGTGTTCAGCACCTGCGCGGCCATCGGTGGCAGCAACTGGGACCACTCGGCGCTGATCAAGGGGCTGGAGCACATGGCGAATTTCTCGATTCGCGATAAGTAA
- the hyi gene encoding hydroxypyruvate isomerase, giving the protein MPRFAANLSMLFTEQDFLARFKAAADAGFTGVEYLFPYDFTSADIKAQLDANGLTQVLFNLPAGDWAKGERGIACHPDRVEEFRSGVDLAIAYAQVLGNTQVNCLAGIRPQGLECAVVEETFVANLKYAADKLQAAGIKLVMEAINTRDIPGFYLNTTRQALAIQEKVGSANLFLQYDIYHMQIMEGDLARTMATHLPQINHIQLADNPGRNEPGTGEINYRFLFEHLDRIGYQGWVGCEYKPLTTTEAGLGWLKTHNVI; this is encoded by the coding sequence ATGCCGCGTTTCGCCGCCAACCTGTCCATGCTGTTCACCGAGCAGGACTTCCTCGCCCGTTTCAAGGCTGCCGCCGATGCCGGCTTCACCGGGGTCGAGTACCTGTTCCCGTACGATTTCACCTCGGCTGACATCAAGGCACAACTCGATGCCAACGGCCTGACCCAGGTGCTGTTCAACCTGCCTGCCGGCGACTGGGCCAAGGGTGAGCGCGGGATCGCCTGCCACCCGGACCGCGTCGAGGAGTTCCGCTCTGGCGTGGATCTGGCCATCGCCTACGCCCAGGTGCTGGGCAACACCCAGGTCAACTGCCTGGCCGGTATCCGTCCGCAAGGCCTTGAGTGCGCCGTGGTCGAAGAGACCTTCGTCGCCAACCTCAAGTACGCCGCCGACAAGCTGCAAGCGGCCGGCATCAAGCTGGTCATGGAAGCGATCAACACCCGCGACATTCCCGGCTTCTACCTGAACACCACCCGCCAGGCCCTGGCGATCCAGGAGAAGGTCGGCAGCGCCAACCTGTTCCTGCAATACGACATCTACCACATGCAAATCATGGAAGGTGACCTGGCGCGGACCATGGCCACGCACCTGCCGCAGATCAACCACATCCAGCTGGCCGACAACCCCGGCCGCAACGAGCCGGGCACGGGCGAGATCAACTACCGCTTCCTCTTCGAACACCTGGACCGCATCGGCTACCAGGGCTGGGTGGGCTGCGAATACAAGCCGCTGACCACCACCGAAGCCGGCCTGGGCTGGTTGAAAACCCATAACGTGATCTGA
- the gcl gene encoding glyoxylate carboligase, with translation MSKMRAIDAAVLVMRREGVDTAFGIPGAAINPLYSALKKVGGIDHVLARHVEGASHMAEGYTRTKAGNIGVCIGTSGPAGTDMVTGLYSASADSIPILCITGQAPRARMHKEDFQAVDITSIVKPVTKWATTVLEPGQVPYAFQKAFYEMRSGRPGPVLIDLPFDVQMAEIEFDIEAYEPLPVQKPAASRIQVEKALAMLDTAERPLLVAGGGIINADASDKLVEFAELTGIPVIPTLMGWGIIPDDHPLMVGMVGLQTSHRYGNATLLKSDVVLGVGNRWANRHTGSVDVYTEGRRFIHVDIEPTQIGRVFTPDLGIVSDAGFALDMFLEVAREWKAAGKLKDRSAWLQDCQQRKGSLQRKTHFDNVPVKPQRVYEEMNQVFGKDTCYVSTIGLSQIAGAQFLHVYKPRHWINCGQAGPLGWTIPAALGVVKADPARKVVALSGDYDFQFMIEELAVGAQFHLPYIHVVVNNSYLGLIRQSQRGFDMDYCVQLAFENLNAPELNGYGVDHVAVAEGLGCKALRVFEPAEIQPALRKAQELMAQFKVPVVVEIILERVTNISMGTEINAVNEFEDLALVGDDAPTAISMLD, from the coding sequence ATGAGCAAAATGAGAGCAATTGATGCAGCCGTTCTGGTGATGCGCCGCGAAGGTGTTGACACCGCCTTTGGCATTCCCGGTGCAGCCATCAACCCGCTGTACTCTGCCCTCAAGAAAGTCGGCGGTATTGATCACGTCCTCGCTCGCCACGTTGAAGGCGCCTCGCACATGGCCGAGGGCTACACCCGCACCAAGGCCGGCAACATCGGTGTGTGCATCGGCACCTCCGGCCCTGCCGGCACCGACATGGTCACCGGCCTGTACAGCGCCTCTGCCGACTCCATCCCGATTCTCTGCATTACCGGCCAGGCACCCCGTGCACGGATGCACAAGGAAGACTTCCAGGCCGTCGACATCACCAGCATCGTCAAGCCGGTGACCAAGTGGGCGACCACTGTACTGGAACCCGGCCAGGTCCCTTACGCGTTCCAGAAAGCCTTCTACGAAATGCGCTCCGGCCGCCCAGGCCCGGTGCTGATCGACCTGCCGTTCGACGTGCAGATGGCCGAAATCGAATTCGACATCGAAGCCTACGAGCCGCTGCCGGTACAGAAGCCGGCCGCCAGCCGCATCCAGGTCGAAAAAGCCCTGGCCATGCTCGACACCGCTGAACGTCCGTTGCTGGTTGCCGGTGGTGGCATCATCAACGCCGATGCCAGCGACAAGCTGGTGGAATTCGCTGAACTGACCGGCATCCCAGTCATCCCGACCCTGATGGGCTGGGGCATTATTCCTGATGACCACCCGCTGATGGTCGGCATGGTCGGCCTGCAGACTTCGCACCGCTACGGCAACGCCACCCTGCTGAAATCCGACGTGGTTCTGGGTGTCGGCAACCGTTGGGCCAACCGTCACACCGGTTCGGTCGACGTCTACACCGAAGGCCGCCGCTTCATTCACGTCGACATCGAACCGACCCAGATTGGCCGCGTATTCACCCCGGACCTGGGCATCGTTTCCGATGCAGGTTTTGCCCTGGACATGTTCCTGGAAGTGGCACGCGAGTGGAAAGCCGCCGGCAAGCTCAAGGACCGCAGCGCCTGGCTGCAAGACTGCCAGCAGCGCAAAGGCAGCCTGCAGCGCAAGACCCACTTCGACAACGTGCCGGTCAAGCCGCAGCGTGTGTATGAAGAGATGAACCAGGTGTTCGGCAAGGACACCTGCTACGTCAGCACCATCGGTCTGTCGCAGATTGCCGGCGCGCAGTTCCTGCATGTGTACAAGCCACGCCACTGGATCAACTGCGGCCAGGCCGGCCCGCTCGGCTGGACCATTCCGGCAGCCCTGGGCGTGGTCAAGGCGGATCCCGCGCGCAAGGTCGTGGCCTTGTCCGGCGACTATGACTTCCAGTTCATGATCGAAGAACTGGCCGTGGGCGCGCAGTTCCACCTGCCATACATCCACGTCGTGGTGAACAACTCCTACCTGGGGTTGATTCGTCAGTCGCAACGCGGCTTCGACATGGACTACTGTGTACAACTGGCGTTCGAGAACCTCAACGCACCGGAACTCAATGGCTATGGCGTCGACCACGTCGCCGTCGCCGAAGGCCTGGGTTGCAAGGCCCTGCGCGTGTTCGAACCGGCCGAAATCCAGCCGGCGCTGCGCAAGGCCCAGGAATTGATGGCTCAGTTCAAGGTACCGGTCGTGGTCGAGATTATTCTGGAGCGCGTGACCAACATTTCCATGGGCACTGAAATCAACGCCGTCAACGAGTTCGAAGACCTCGCCCTGGTCGGCGACGATGCGCCAACCGCGATTTCGATGCTCGATTGA
- a CDS encoding heme-binding protein, whose translation MNALTLKVAVSLVNEALAAGRRIAAAPLTVAVLDNGGYLLALQREDGASLVRPDVAQGKAWGAIALGKDSRLLAQDAQQRPWFYAALNELGRGTAVPAPGGVLIRDQAGVVIGAIGISGDTSDIDEQCAISAIEALGLQAQVAVVA comes from the coding sequence ATGAACGCTCTGACCTTGAAAGTCGCTGTCAGCCTGGTAAACGAGGCCCTCGCGGCCGGGCGCAGGATCGCTGCCGCGCCGTTGACCGTGGCGGTACTCGATAATGGTGGTTACCTGCTGGCGCTACAGCGCGAGGATGGCGCCAGCCTGGTGCGCCCGGACGTGGCGCAAGGCAAGGCCTGGGGCGCCATTGCCCTGGGCAAGGACTCGCGCCTGCTGGCTCAGGATGCGCAGCAGCGGCCCTGGTTCTATGCGGCGTTGAATGAACTGGGGCGTGGCACGGCGGTGCCGGCACCGGGTGGGGTGCTGATTCGGGATCAGGCCGGGGTGGTGATCGGGGCGATCGGGATCAGTGGGGATACTTCGGACATCGACGAGCAGTGCGCGATCAGTGCGATCGAGGCGTTGGGGTTGCAGGCGCAGGTGGCAGTGGTTGCCTGA
- a CDS encoding TetR/AcrR family transcriptional regulator, producing the protein MSSIRERNKELILRAASEEFADKGFAATKTSDIAAKAGLPKPNVYYYFKSKENLYREVLESIIEPILQASTPFNPDGEPNEVLSGYIRSKIRISRDLPFASKVFASEIMHGAPHLSPDQVEHLNAQAKHNIDCIQTWIDRGQIAPVDPNHLMFSIWAATQTYADFDWQISVVTGKAKLDDVDYEAAAQTIIRLVLKGCAPEV; encoded by the coding sequence ATGAGCAGCATTCGCGAGCGCAACAAAGAACTGATTCTGCGCGCAGCCAGTGAAGAGTTCGCCGACAAGGGCTTTGCCGCCACCAAGACCAGCGATATCGCGGCCAAGGCCGGGTTGCCCAAGCCGAATGTCTACTACTACTTCAAATCCAAGGAAAACCTCTACCGCGAGGTCCTGGAAAGTATCATCGAGCCAATTCTGCAGGCGTCCACGCCGTTCAATCCGGACGGTGAACCCAATGAAGTGTTGAGTGGCTACATTCGCTCGAAAATCCGCATCTCGCGCGACCTGCCCTTCGCTTCGAAGGTGTTTGCCAGCGAAATCATGCACGGTGCCCCGCACTTGAGCCCGGACCAGGTCGAGCACCTCAACGCCCAGGCCAAACACAACATCGACTGCATCCAGACCTGGATCGACCGTGGCCAGATCGCCCCGGTCGACCCCAATCACCTGATGTTCAGCATCTGGGCCGCGACCCAGACCTACGCGGACTTCGACTGGCAGATTTCGGTGGTGACCGGCAAGGCCAAGCTTGACGATGTCGATTATGAAGCGGCGGCGCAGACCATTATTCGGTTGGTGCTCAAGGGGTGTGCGCCGGAGGTTTGA
- a CDS encoding DUF3757 domain-containing protein, translating to MRYSTLPLLFSVLFAGGALAADIEYCPDVSSIKNTHGVYTAPTANGMYEWIGVAQGATTGDVTEFSSGLFYPDEQKGTQMGVLSKCTYKTQNASLVDLRYRPEVNPDIRVKLEKVENWEEKEGHFGIKYFECESKASGACAFSEIPQ from the coding sequence ATGCGTTATAGCACTTTACCTTTGCTTTTTTCGGTCCTGTTCGCCGGTGGTGCCCTGGCCGCCGACATCGAATACTGCCCGGACGTTTCCAGCATCAAGAACACCCACGGTGTCTACACAGCCCCAACGGCCAATGGCATGTACGAGTGGATCGGCGTTGCCCAAGGCGCCACCACCGGTGACGTGACCGAGTTCAGCAGCGGCCTGTTCTACCCGGACGAACAAAAAGGCACCCAGATGGGGGTTCTCTCCAAGTGCACCTACAAGACCCAGAACGCCAGCCTGGTGGACTTGCGCTACCGTCCGGAAGTGAATCCCGACATCCGGGTCAAACTCGAAAAAGTCGAGAACTGGGAAGAGAAGGAAGGCCATTTCGGCATCAAGTACTTCGAATGCGAATCTAAAGCCAGCGGTGCCTGCGCGTTCAGCGAAATCCCCCAGTGA
- a CDS encoding DUF808 domain-containing protein, with protein sequence MAGSSLLLLIDDIATVLDDVALMTKLAAKKTAGVLGDDLALNAQQVSGVRAERELPVVWAVAKGSFLNKLILVPAALAISAFIPWAVTPLLMVGGAFLCYEGFEKLAHKLLHSKAEDAAEHAELVEAVADPAIDLVAFEKDKIKGAVRTDFILSAEIIAITLGIVADSPLTQQIVVLSGIAIAMTIGVYGLVGGIVKLDDLGLWLTQKTGRVSQAIGGAILRAAPYMMKSLSVIGTAAMFMVGGGILTHGIPAAHHWIENVTQRLEPIVGAFTLIVPTLLSALAGIVAGAVVLMLVTGVGKLWRSVRS encoded by the coding sequence ATGGCAGGAAGCAGTTTGCTGCTCTTGATCGATGACATCGCCACGGTGCTCGATGACGTCGCCCTGATGACCAAGCTGGCCGCGAAGAAGACCGCCGGCGTGCTGGGCGATGACCTGGCGCTCAACGCTCAACAGGTCAGCGGGGTTCGTGCCGAGCGGGAACTGCCGGTGGTCTGGGCGGTGGCCAAGGGCTCGTTCCTGAACAAACTGATTCTGGTGCCGGCAGCCCTGGCGATCAGTGCCTTCATACCTTGGGCGGTGACGCCGCTGTTGATGGTGGGTGGCGCCTTCCTCTGCTATGAAGGCTTCGAAAAGCTGGCGCACAAACTCCTTCACAGCAAAGCTGAAGACGCGGCCGAGCACGCCGAGCTGGTCGAGGCGGTAGCCGACCCTGCCATCGATCTGGTGGCATTCGAAAAAGACAAGATCAAAGGCGCAGTGCGCACGGACTTTATTCTCTCGGCGGAAATCATTGCCATCACCCTGGGCATCGTCGCCGATTCGCCGCTGACCCAACAAATCGTCGTGCTCTCGGGCATTGCCATCGCCATGACCATCGGCGTGTACGGCCTGGTCGGCGGCATCGTCAAGCTCGATGACCTGGGGTTGTGGCTGACGCAAAAAACAGGGCGAGTGTCCCAGGCTATTGGTGGCGCGATACTGCGCGCGGCGCCTTACATGATGAAGAGCCTGTCGGTCATCGGCACGGCGGCGATGTTCATGGTCGGCGGCGGGATTCTGACCCACGGTATCCCCGCGGCCCACCACTGGATCGAGAACGTCACGCAACGACTCGAGCCAATAGTCGGTGCCTTCACCTTGATAGTGCCGACCCTGCTCAGTGCGCTGGCCGGTATCGTCGCGGGTGCCGTGGTGCTGATGCTGGTCACTGGAGTGGGAAAGCTGTGGCGGTCGGTCAGAAGTTGA
- a CDS encoding profilin gives MNIWKSYVDVNLVGAGLKQAAIAGQDGQIWAASAGFDLMPDEVLGLMSTFSAPTEALYYGFRIEGAKYFTLMADRWILHGRKGSQGCVCVKTSEEILIGIYDEDFPCNKALRILDRFAAYLVVLNF, from the coding sequence ATGAATATCTGGAAGTCTTATGTTGACGTGAACCTGGTAGGTGCGGGTCTCAAACAGGCCGCCATCGCGGGACAAGATGGGCAGATATGGGCTGCATCTGCCGGCTTTGACCTTATGCCGGATGAAGTGCTGGGGCTGATGAGTACGTTCAGTGCCCCGACAGAGGCACTGTATTACGGCTTCAGGATAGAAGGCGCCAAATATTTCACGCTAATGGCCGATCGCTGGATTCTTCATGGAAGGAAAGGCTCGCAAGGCTGTGTGTGCGTCAAGACATCAGAGGAGATCCTGATTGGGATCTATGACGAAGACTTTCCTTGCAACAAGGCATTGAGAATCCTCGATCGATTTGCCGCCTACCTGGTCGTCCTCAACTTCTGA
- a CDS encoding outer membrane protein OmpK, with product MKRTISNVILAGSLLAGSQAMAGDWLHWQDNSLTYLYGKDFTVNPSTQQTVTFEHADGWKYGDNFLFVDKIFYNGDKDFLVGDNTYYGEVSPRLSMGKIFDRKFEFGPIKDVLLAMTYEFGEGDVDSYLIGPGFDLAIPGFDYFQLNFYQRTSDGDRPGDDVWQITPVWSYTIPVGRSDIKIDGFMDWIVDNDENARGTYHSNLHFNPQIKYDLGKALRWGEKQLYVGIEYDYWKDKYGIEDSPSFDTDQNTASLLVKVHF from the coding sequence ATGAAACGCACTATCTCGAACGTGATCTTGGCAGGCAGCCTGTTGGCCGGCAGCCAGGCCATGGCCGGCGATTGGCTTCACTGGCAGGACAACAGCCTGACTTACCTGTACGGCAAGGACTTCACCGTCAACCCGTCGACCCAGCAAACCGTCACCTTCGAACATGCCGACGGCTGGAAGTACGGCGACAACTTCCTGTTCGTCGACAAGATCTTTTACAACGGTGACAAGGACTTCCTGGTCGGCGACAACACTTACTACGGTGAAGTCAGCCCGCGCCTGTCGATGGGCAAGATCTTCGATCGCAAGTTCGAGTTCGGCCCGATCAAGGATGTGTTGCTGGCCATGACCTACGAGTTTGGCGAAGGCGACGTAGACTCCTACCTGATCGGTCCAGGTTTCGATCTGGCGATTCCGGGCTTTGACTACTTCCAGTTGAACTTCTACCAGCGCACCAGCGATGGTGACCGCCCGGGCGACGATGTCTGGCAGATCACCCCGGTCTGGTCCTACACCATTCCCGTGGGCCGCTCCGATATCAAGATCGACGGCTTCATGGACTGGATCGTCGACAACGACGAAAACGCGCGCGGCACCTACCACTCCAACCTGCACTTCAACCCCCAGATCAAGTACGACCTGGGCAAGGCGCTGCGTTGGGGTGAGAAGCAACTGTACGTCGGTATCGAATACGACTACTGGAAAGACAAGTACGGCATCGAAGACTCGCCTTCGTTCGACACCGATCAGAACACCGCCAGTCTGCTGGTCAAAGTGCACTTCTGA